The window CTTGGTGAGAGCCTCAATTTCCTTGTTCAAcgcatctctcttctccttgacagCCTGATCCTCTGCAGCAATCGACATCAGCTGATCGGCGGACATGGCAAGGGCAACCTTATCCGACAGGACCTCCAGCGGTCCGTCTTTTGCGTGGAGCAAGTAGCGATCAATTACCTGCTGGCAAACCACATCAACAAAGCGGCTCAGCGCAATGTCGTAATAGGATTTCAAGGCGTCATGAATCGactctcttgtctcttcgaGCGACGACTTGGGCTTTtccggcggcggcttggATTCCTCCTCCGACTGCTTGCCAGGCGCAGCGGCTTTGGGGGTCTTGCCTTGCTTCAGCTTGTCCATCTGTGCTTCAAAACGGGGATCATATGTGAGAGTCTTGACTTCGAACTCAACAGACAAGAGAAACTCGGCATGGTCCATCGCCCGCTCATATCGCTTCAATAGGCCGTCATGACCGTCATGGCCATACAGGAGATAATTCCAAAGGGCGTCGCGGACAGCATCGTCGGGGCAAGAGCTTTCTAGGACTCGGGCAATAAAGTGGTGAACAATCAATATCGCGTTTGAGGCGTGCGCAAGTGTAATAGATCGCCACTTGCTTCCCTGCTCCTTGAATGTGCATGGTAGCATTTCGCTACTGAACTATAGCAACAAGTTAGAAACTAGGAGATGATCGAACAAAATAGTCAATGGTAAGAAACTTACAGTGCCCAGCTCATATCCTCGAGATTTGAGATACTGCCCCTGGATATGCTGCAGCATGTCGTCCGTCTCTGGTTCGGGGCACCAGTAGGGATCAGACAAGACGTCGACCAAATCTTCCTCGCCGAGATGTGGAATTTCGAAAGAAAATTCGTTATTATACAGCGACGACCGGCCAACTTGATCTGGCTCAGCCGAAGTGACACGAGGTGGGCCACTGCGGCTTCCtaggccatcttcattgcctTTGTGAAATTCTTTGGTATGACCCTTATCATACATGGTATGGGCAAAAGCTTCGTTGATTGCTCGAATTCGGGTGATGAGTCTCATCTCATTGTCTTCAAAAAGACTGTGTCGCGTATAGTACGCATCCAAGCCGTAGTTTTTTATTCTCGTGAATTCCGAGGCAATCTTGCCTACATACGCCCGCTGCTGGTCAGTGGTACTTCGAGACTCGCCCATGTCGTAAAGAAGGTCTTGGCTCTTCTTGAGACTCGCCATAATCTCAGTTTTGACCAAGGGGAATTCTGCACGGGTGCGATCCATTAAGAGATTTCCGATGCGAGCGCGGAGAGCCGGTACGCCCAGCCGGTCAGCAGGCAGAGTATTCCACGGTGCTTCTCCAAATAGAGCTTGCTCCTGGGCATGGCGGGTATTCATGGTCCCAGACTTGTCGTCAGCACCAAGATTTTTGACAACGCA is drawn from Trichoderma atroviride chromosome 7, complete sequence and contains these coding sequences:
- a CDS encoding uncharacterized protein (EggNog:ENOG41); translation: MDASSEPSQRLGSRALLDKVDKLRELGISHLVPLPQMVVVGDQSAGKSSVLESLTGFQFPRSATLCTRHATEIICRREPTESVVVSIIPHNPSPEREKLVRDFHRSTDKIASDDFPKIFEDAAKVMGIRISDEDSNGGSAFSLDILKVEISYPNADHLTVIDVPGMFETVTPGLTTESDIDLVKNMVKRYIQETRTIILAVVPCNGDIANQKILRLAAEADPNGKRTLGVLTKPDLAIENATKAVVCDLVRGKRRDLHLGYCVVKNLGADDKSGTMNTRHAQEQALFGEAPWNTLPADRLGVPALRARIGNLLMDRTRAEFPLVKTEIMASLKKSQDLLYDMGESRSTTDQQRAYVGKIASEFTRIKNYGLDAYYTRHSLFEDNEMRLITRIRAINEAFAHTMYDKGHTKEFHKGNEDGLGSRSGPPRVTSAEPDQVGRSSLYNNEFSFEIPHLGEEDLVDVLSDPYWCPEPETDDMLQHIQGQYLKSRGYELGTFSSEMLPCTFKEQGSKWRSITLAHASNAILIVHHFIARVLESSCPDDAVRDALWNYLLYGHDGHDGLLKRYERAMDHAEFLLSVEFEVKTLTYDPRFEAQMDKLKQGKTPKAAAPGKQSEEESKPPPEKPKSSLEETRESIHDALKSYYDIALSRFVDVVCQQVIDRYLLHAKDGPLEVLSDKVALAMSADQLMSIAAEDQAVKEKRDALNKEIEALTKALRILRS